A stretch of the Thalassotalea euphylliae genome encodes the following:
- a CDS encoding CoA-acylating methylmalonate-semialdehyde dehydrogenase → MTIRKIPLIIGGEKVQSATDTWLDVLNPATQEVVAQVPMATPQEVAAAVASAKQAFKTWSQVSLTNRMRIMVRFQELVRDHTSEIAELITLEHGKTLPDAEGEVGRALEAVENACAITRLQLGEMANNSATGVDTYTLNKPLGVGVGITAFNFPVMLPAFMFPPAVACGNTFVLKPSEQDPSSTIRFVELALEAGIPAGVINVVHGGPEVVDALCEHQDVKAVSFIGSTHVGTHVYNHASQHGKRAQAMMGAKNHMVIMPDANKDRAINDLLGSAFGAAGQRCMANPVTILVGEARSWLPEIAQRAKALKVGPGSQRDADLGPVVSPQAKARILRLLDSGVEQGAELLVDGRNCVVEGYEQGNFVGPTMFSKVTTDMDIYTQEIFGPALCVLEAETLDDAIAIINANPNGNGTSIFTSSGWYARKFENEIDVGQVGINVPIPVPVAYFSFTGSRGSKLGDLGPNGKQVISFWTQTKSVTARWFEPDHQDGSEVHTTISLK, encoded by the coding sequence ATGACGATCCGAAAAATTCCGCTAATTATTGGCGGCGAAAAAGTGCAATCTGCAACGGATACTTGGTTAGATGTGCTAAATCCAGCCACTCAAGAGGTGGTAGCACAAGTGCCAATGGCGACACCACAAGAGGTTGCCGCAGCGGTTGCTAGTGCTAAACAAGCATTTAAGACATGGTCGCAAGTGTCATTAACTAATCGCATGCGCATTATGGTGCGCTTTCAAGAACTAGTGCGCGACCACACCAGCGAAATTGCCGAGCTGATCACCTTAGAGCATGGTAAAACCTTACCAGATGCCGAAGGTGAAGTCGGCAGGGCGCTGGAAGCAGTTGAAAATGCTTGTGCTATCACCCGATTACAGCTTGGCGAAATGGCCAACAATTCGGCCACTGGCGTGGATACGTACACACTGAATAAGCCACTAGGTGTTGGTGTTGGTATTACTGCGTTTAACTTCCCAGTAATGCTACCTGCGTTTATGTTCCCGCCAGCCGTTGCGTGTGGCAATACCTTTGTGCTTAAACCATCTGAGCAAGACCCATCATCAACGATCCGCTTTGTTGAATTGGCACTAGAAGCCGGTATTCCTGCTGGCGTGATTAATGTTGTACATGGAGGCCCAGAGGTAGTGGATGCATTGTGTGAACATCAAGACGTTAAAGCGGTATCTTTTATTGGTTCAACCCATGTTGGTACTCATGTTTATAACCATGCAAGCCAGCATGGTAAACGCGCTCAGGCGATGATGGGCGCCAAAAATCATATGGTGATCATGCCTGATGCCAATAAAGACCGAGCGATTAACGATTTATTAGGCTCAGCTTTTGGCGCAGCAGGGCAGCGCTGTATGGCAAACCCTGTCACGATTTTAGTAGGAGAGGCCAGAAGTTGGTTACCTGAAATAGCACAGCGAGCCAAAGCCTTAAAAGTAGGGCCAGGCTCACAGCGCGATGCTGATTTAGGCCCAGTGGTATCGCCACAAGCGAAAGCACGTATTTTACGGTTGCTCGACTCAGGTGTTGAGCAAGGGGCTGAATTGCTTGTTGATGGCCGCAATTGTGTGGTTGAAGGCTATGAACAAGGTAACTTTGTGGGCCCGACCATGTTTTCGAAAGTGACCACGGATATGGATATCTATACTCAGGAAATTTTCGGCCCAGCACTTTGTGTGTTGGAAGCGGAAACCCTTGATGATGCTATCGCTATTATCAATGCTAACCCGAACGGTAATGGCACCTCTATTTTTACCTCAAGCGGTTGGTATGCTCGCAAGTTTGAAAATGAGATAGATGTAGGCCAAGTGGGAATTAACGTACCCATTCCAGTACCAGTTGCTTATTTTAGCTTTACTGGTTCACGTGGTTCAAAGTTGGGTGATTTAGGTCCGAACGGCAAGCAAGTGATTAGTTTTTGGACGCAAACCAAATCAGTCACCGCACGTTGGTTTGAACCAGACCATCAAGATGGCTCTGAGGTACATACCACCATCAGCTTAAAATAG
- a CDS encoding LysR family transcriptional regulator: MAEQMNWEDLRIFLEVSRAEKLSVAARRLGIDASTVSRRLHQLETSLSAQLFERTSNGHVLTPDGKLLVARASKMEQDATLAFEQIALHNTSEHGTVRIGATEAFGNHFIAPNLTGLQTNHPKIEVELLQFARDVKISRNEADIAIMVERPKSTSMIITKLTDYQLQIYGSRKNQHHYQHLALSQLPSQPWVSYVDNLLFTEQLSYLDEVAENIKPVFRSTSIISQYSVIKSGLGIGILPCFLAEQDAELVKLVADEVTITRSLWLVTHPELKRLERVAIVWEYLKTLTKEKQHLLRPQAK; this comes from the coding sequence ATGGCAGAGCAGATGAACTGGGAAGATTTACGGATATTTTTAGAAGTTTCACGCGCTGAAAAGCTATCAGTCGCGGCGCGCCGGTTGGGGATCGACGCATCAACCGTTTCTCGGCGTTTGCACCAACTAGAAACCAGCTTGTCAGCACAGCTATTTGAGCGAACAAGCAATGGCCATGTATTAACGCCTGACGGCAAATTATTGGTGGCTAGAGCGAGCAAAATGGAGCAAGATGCAACATTAGCCTTTGAACAAATTGCCCTTCACAATACCAGTGAACACGGCACGGTGCGCATCGGCGCAACAGAAGCATTTGGCAATCATTTTATCGCCCCAAATTTAACTGGCTTACAAACCAATCATCCAAAAATAGAAGTAGAGCTGTTGCAGTTCGCCCGCGATGTCAAAATCAGTCGCAATGAGGCAGACATCGCTATTATGGTTGAACGCCCGAAAAGTACCTCGATGATCATCACTAAACTTACCGATTATCAGCTACAAATTTATGGTAGTCGTAAAAATCAACATCATTACCAACACTTAGCCTTATCACAATTACCTAGCCAGCCATGGGTGAGTTATGTTGATAACTTATTATTTACCGAGCAGCTTAGCTACTTAGATGAAGTCGCTGAAAATATAAAACCAGTATTTCGCAGCACCAGTATTATCAGCCAATACAGCGTAATAAAATCAGGTTTAGGGATAGGTATTCTACCATGCTTTTTAGCGGAGCAAGATGCTGAGCTTGTAAAGCTTGTCGCCGATGAAGTTACCATTACCCGTAGCTTATGGTTAGTTACTCACCCTGAGCTTAAACGCCTAGAACGCGTTGCCATTGTCTGGGAATACTTAAAAACACTTACCAAAGAAAAACAGCATTTGCTGCGTCCTCAGGCTAAATAA
- a CDS encoding GNAT family N-acetyltransferase has product MITTQRLTLRPLILDDWQFVIDIFSQPDFIRNVADKGIRTQADAIAYLEQGPMLCQETHGFSMLAMELSPDLNSLSQTDAQPKVIGLCGLLQRDNMPYPDIGYALLPQYYRKGYTFEAAEGVLAHFSDIRPVLAVTSVDNDASQQLLRKLGFNKADADLVADAFDEPVSVFQLG; this is encoded by the coding sequence ATGATCACAACCCAAAGGTTAACACTCAGACCACTGATATTAGATGACTGGCAATTTGTGATTGATATTTTTAGCCAGCCAGATTTTATCCGCAATGTCGCCGATAAAGGTATTCGCACTCAAGCAGATGCTATTGCCTATCTAGAGCAGGGGCCAATGCTTTGCCAAGAAACTCATGGCTTTAGTATGTTGGCAATGGAGTTGTCACCAGACCTTAACTCTTTATCACAAACTGACGCGCAACCAAAGGTCATTGGCCTTTGTGGCTTATTGCAACGAGATAACATGCCATACCCAGATATCGGTTATGCTTTGCTACCGCAGTATTACCGAAAAGGTTATACGTTTGAAGCGGCCGAAGGAGTGCTTGCGCACTTTTCTGATATTCGCCCTGTACTGGCGGTAACTAGTGTCGATAATGACGCCTCACAGCAACTTTTACGCAAATTGGGTTTTAATAAAGCAGATGCCGATTTGGTTGCTGATGCTTTTGATGAGCCGGTAAGCGTATTTCAGTTAGGTTAA
- a CDS encoding tRNA-uridine aminocarboxypropyltransferase — protein sequence MNHSVQQLYRYRKGISTKPFNARGKKVVRCEYCQLASDNCICHLRQPSLASAHFAIIMHDAEVLKPSNTARLIADVVPNTSAFIWSRTEPNTQLLALLTDPRYQPYVIFPEQYAVVPRQVYLNQVPKVAGEGINEQKVGKQKTPLFVLLDGSWREAKKMFRKSPYLDNFPVVSVSAGADLLKNESNQAENLSANYIREAEVENQFSTAQVAAQLLALNGDDQASEHLSLWFDLFNFQYQKSVCQPNLGRADALERYQVFINNSKPQPN from the coding sequence ATGAACCACTCAGTGCAACAATTATATCGCTACCGCAAAGGTATTAGCACTAAACCATTTAATGCGCGTGGCAAAAAAGTGGTGCGCTGCGAGTATTGTCAGCTAGCTAGCGATAATTGTATTTGCCATTTGCGCCAGCCCTCTCTCGCTAGTGCACATTTCGCAATTATCATGCATGATGCTGAAGTGCTTAAACCGAGTAATACTGCGCGTTTAATTGCTGATGTGGTACCCAATACATCGGCGTTTATTTGGTCACGTACTGAGCCCAATACCCAGTTGCTAGCTTTACTCACAGATCCTCGTTATCAACCTTATGTTATTTTTCCTGAGCAATATGCGGTTGTGCCTAGACAGGTTTATCTGAATCAAGTTCCTAAAGTCGCTGGCGAAGGCATTAACGAACAAAAAGTAGGAAAGCAGAAAACACCACTATTTGTGTTATTGGATGGTAGCTGGCGTGAAGCGAAAAAAATGTTTCGTAAAAGCCCCTATTTAGATAACTTCCCCGTTGTCAGTGTTAGTGCGGGCGCTGACTTGCTGAAAAATGAAAGTAATCAAGCAGAAAATCTATCGGCTAATTATATTCGTGAAGCTGAGGTAGAGAATCAGTTTTCGACAGCGCAAGTGGCTGCTCAGCTACTTGCATTAAATGGTGATGATCAAGCAAGTGAGCATTTGTCATTGTGGTTTGATTTGTTTAACTTCCAATATCAGAAAAGTGTTTGCCAGCCAAATCTAGGGCGAGCTGATGCGCTAGAACGTTATCAAGTGTTTATTAACAATAGTAAACCTCAGCCTAATTAA
- a CDS encoding DUF1883 domain-containing protein: MKFTHYDLGILIKNQVVEVSLSGNAANVYLMESRHFQEYKKARKRFGIGGLMMHTPVRLIVPHSGHWLVTLDFGGFIGKVDSNVKVYPANTSIEL, translated from the coding sequence GTGAAGTTTACGCACTACGACTTAGGAATTCTAATAAAAAATCAGGTTGTTGAAGTATCGTTGTCTGGCAACGCCGCCAACGTTTACTTGATGGAATCAAGGCACTTCCAAGAATATAAAAAAGCGCGTAAACGCTTTGGGATTGGCGGTCTGATGATGCACACACCCGTTCGACTTATTGTGCCACACTCAGGCCATTGGCTAGTGACATTGGATTTCGGTGGTTTTATTGGCAAGGTAGACAGTAACGTTAAAGTTTACCCCGCCAATACCAGTATTGAACTTTAA
- a CDS encoding DUF2884 family protein — translation MKKLTAASVTLISATLISATSSAHDINSDACDVNLETGMYINHEVIEFTKNDKVLYKIVGENTLLVNGEEVSLAAHQEALVADYADSIRAVVPEVKGIAIEGIALATEGVNLAFNGLLGEGNNLANNLTQELNKLGSELDTRLSLESGIRFDENGAIGEDFLGEDFEERVEDTIESAIQDSIGSLLIAVGQEMLFAGGDMEALETRMENFGTDIEQQMEARAELLEAKADALCQSIVVIDELEERMRDEISELADFDLLEVSAHHNNKI, via the coding sequence ATGAAAAAATTAACGGCGGCCAGTGTTACCCTAATTTCAGCAACCCTAATTTCTGCAACATCATCGGCTCACGACATTAATAGCGATGCATGTGATGTCAACCTAGAAACCGGCATGTATATCAACCATGAGGTCATAGAGTTCACAAAAAATGACAAAGTGTTATATAAAATTGTTGGAGAAAATACTCTTTTAGTGAACGGTGAAGAAGTTTCTTTAGCAGCTCATCAAGAAGCTTTGGTCGCAGATTACGCTGACAGCATTCGCGCAGTGGTACCAGAGGTTAAAGGTATCGCAATTGAGGGAATTGCATTGGCTACAGAAGGCGTTAATTTAGCGTTTAATGGATTGCTAGGCGAGGGCAATAACCTCGCCAATAACCTTACACAAGAATTAAACAAGCTGGGCAGTGAATTGGATACTCGCCTTTCATTGGAGTCTGGCATTCGCTTTGATGAAAATGGTGCTATTGGCGAAGACTTCTTAGGGGAAGATTTTGAAGAGCGTGTTGAAGACACCATCGAAAGCGCTATTCAAGACTCGATTGGTTCTTTGCTTATCGCCGTAGGACAGGAAATGTTGTTTGCTGGCGGTGATATGGAAGCTTTAGAGACTCGAATGGAAAATTTTGGCACCGATATCGAACAACAAATGGAAGCCCGTGCTGAGTTGCTGGAAGCCAAAGCAGATGCTTTGTGTCAATCAATTGTTGTTATTGATGAGTTAGAAGAGCGGATGCGTGATGAGATTAGTGAACTTGCTGATTTTGATTTGTTAGAAGTATCGGCTCATCATAACAACAAAATTTAG
- a CDS encoding diacylglycerol kinase, whose product MKTMTQPIDYSKKPNGTGITRIFKATYCSYKGFKAALLHEAAFRQELVICLILTPVAFFLAASSSQLLILLITLAFVLFAELINSALEALADKISTDHDELIGRAKDLGSAGVTVAFGMLILCWGYIAYERFFA is encoded by the coding sequence ATGAAAACAATGACGCAACCAATAGATTATTCAAAAAAACCTAATGGCACAGGTATAACACGTATTTTCAAAGCAACTTACTGCTCTTACAAAGGTTTCAAGGCAGCACTATTGCATGAAGCGGCTTTTCGCCAAGAGTTAGTAATATGTCTAATCCTCACCCCAGTCGCATTTTTCTTAGCGGCTTCAAGCTCACAATTATTAATACTATTGATAACCTTAGCATTTGTACTGTTTGCTGAACTTATTAACTCGGCACTAGAAGCTTTAGCCGATAAAATCAGCACAGATCATGACGAGCTTATTGGTAGAGCAAAAGACTTAGGCTCGGCTGGTGTCACGGTTGCCTTTGGTATGTTGATTTTATGCTGGGGTTATATTGCTTATGAGCGATTTTTCGCATAA
- a CDS encoding MATE family efflux transporter, with translation MTSSSQLRQTIKLAWPISLQNMLVTLLGMIDVVMVGHLGNAAVASVGLGNRIQFVVLVIATGLSWGVGVLAAQYFGAGKSDRIRRSIQIASVFALLAFTPIAIVNFYTADLVIGWASSDSEVIALGEVYLWITMPSLIFVGLILIVENALRSIGQVKLPLAFSCVAIVINIILNYWLINGGFGIPALGVEGAAWATLISRALHLAIIWQFLIKHRHLLAPKSGDLSLLANRRAWWHLFQLVWPMMMSFGIWSIGTFMYQLIYGQLGTEALAVMSLLSPIEGIFLSIFFGLASACSIMVGQKLGADAFEQAWQVAKSFFVLCPVVAIGLGGLALLLEGIIFSPYENMSAQTLATAHQVFTLIALGAWLKVCNMTLALGVIRAGGDNKFCMITDIFGMWAVSIPLTYIAATVWNLPLIWVALVAYSEEVAKLILFGWRTWSKKWMRNLSVDAH, from the coding sequence ATGACCTCTTCTTCGCAATTACGGCAAACGATCAAACTTGCTTGGCCGATTTCTCTGCAAAATATGTTAGTCACACTACTCGGTATGATTGATGTTGTGATGGTTGGTCACCTTGGCAATGCAGCAGTGGCTTCTGTGGGTTTAGGTAATCGTATTCAGTTTGTAGTTTTGGTTATTGCGACAGGCCTTTCATGGGGCGTGGGTGTTTTAGCGGCGCAATACTTCGGGGCTGGTAAAAGTGACAGAATTCGCCGTAGCATTCAGATAGCGTCTGTTTTTGCACTGTTAGCATTTACCCCGATAGCCATTGTTAACTTTTATACTGCTGATCTCGTCATCGGCTGGGCTTCATCTGACTCAGAGGTTATTGCGCTTGGTGAGGTTTACCTTTGGATTACCATGCCGAGTTTGATCTTTGTTGGCCTAATATTGATTGTAGAAAACGCACTGCGCAGCATTGGTCAGGTCAAACTGCCCTTAGCATTTAGTTGTGTCGCTATAGTGATCAATATCATCCTTAATTATTGGCTTATCAATGGCGGCTTTGGAATACCTGCACTTGGAGTAGAAGGGGCTGCCTGGGCAACATTAATATCGAGAGCACTGCACTTAGCGATTATTTGGCAATTTTTAATCAAACATCGCCATTTATTAGCGCCAAAAAGTGGCGACCTTAGCCTGTTGGCGAATCGGCGTGCTTGGTGGCATCTATTTCAGTTAGTTTGGCCAATGATGATGAGTTTTGGCATCTGGTCTATCGGTACATTCATGTATCAACTTATCTACGGGCAATTAGGTACAGAAGCCCTTGCGGTGATGAGTTTGCTTTCACCAATTGAAGGAATATTTTTATCCATATTTTTTGGTTTAGCTTCTGCTTGCTCGATTATGGTGGGTCAAAAGCTTGGGGCTGATGCCTTTGAGCAAGCCTGGCAGGTCGCTAAATCCTTCTTTGTACTTTGTCCAGTTGTCGCAATTGGTTTAGGTGGTTTGGCGTTATTGCTCGAAGGAATTATCTTCAGCCCGTATGAGAATATGTCAGCACAAACACTAGCAACAGCTCACCAAGTATTTACGCTAATTGCACTGGGAGCATGGCTAAAAGTATGTAACATGACGTTGGCACTCGGCGTTATTCGTGCTGGCGGAGATAATAAGTTTTGCATGATAACTGATATATTTGGCATGTGGGCGGTAAGTATTCCGCTGACCTATATTGCGGCGACGGTTTGGAACCTGCCACTTATTTGGGTAGCCTTAGTCGCCTACAGCGAAGAAGTTGCAAAGCTTATTTTGTTTGGTTGGCGCACATGGTCAAAGAAGTGGATGCGCAACCTTTCTGTAGACGCTCATTAA
- a CDS encoding HvfA family oxazolone/thioamide-modified RiPP metallophore, with product MMNLIKKSTLAAVMGLFSLGLLVSAPAKADVNPFAVEDVVSVSVAAGGDKCGEGKCGEGKAKGKCGEGKCGEGKAKGKCGEGKCGEGKAKGKCGEGKCGEGKAKGKCGEGKCGEGKKKAKGKCGEGKCGG from the coding sequence ATGATGAATTTAATCAAGAAATCAACTCTGGCTGCTGTAATGGGCTTATTTTCTTTAGGCCTTTTAGTTTCTGCGCCTGCGAAGGCTGATGTTAACCCGTTTGCTGTTGAAGACGTAGTTTCTGTGTCTGTTGCTGCTGGTGGCGACAAGTGTGGTGAAGGCAAGTGTGGTGAAGGTAAAGCCAAAGGTAAGTGCGGCGAAGGCAAATGTGGCGAAGGTAAAGCCAAAGGTAAGTGCGGCGAAGGCAAATGTGGCGAAGGTAAAGCCAAAGGCAAATGCGGTGAAGGCAAGTGTGGTGAAGGTAAAGCCAAAGGCAAATGCGGCGAAGGCAAATGTGGTGAAGGCAAGAAAAAAGCAAAAGGTAAGTGTGGCGAAGGTAAATGTGGTGGCTAA
- a CDS encoding tRNA-dihydrouridine synthase: protein MEGVVDHLMRDLLTQINDYDLCITEFVRVVNRKVPKHTFYKLCPELKLGGKTPSGTPVRVQLLGQDPNWMAENALIAHDLGTSGVDINFGCPAKTVNKSQGGASLLKDPELMYQVISNVKSALSGTEQPLSAKIRLGFDDTSLLDEIVDAIAQAQPDMLTVHARTKRQGYKPPAYWEYIADIKSKLTIPVIANGEIWQRSDAQRCIEKSHCNDLMIGRGALATPNLANVLKYNDTPMTWEETCQLILDWTKLDDGEFKPFYFSSRLKQWYRYLKYFYPQAATLFDAIKTLQHKAEIVSEIERIIRVESTEVL from the coding sequence ATGGAAGGGGTCGTTGATCACTTGATGCGCGATCTACTCACACAGATTAATGACTATGATTTATGCATAACGGAATTTGTTCGGGTAGTTAATCGCAAGGTCCCGAAACACACTTTCTACAAGCTTTGTCCAGAACTTAAACTCGGCGGCAAAACACCATCGGGAACCCCTGTAAGAGTTCAGCTATTAGGCCAAGATCCAAACTGGATGGCAGAAAATGCCCTAATAGCTCACGACTTAGGGACAAGCGGCGTCGATATTAACTTTGGCTGTCCTGCAAAAACGGTCAATAAAAGCCAAGGCGGCGCTAGCTTACTTAAAGACCCAGAATTGATGTACCAAGTCATTTCAAATGTAAAGTCTGCTCTATCTGGCACTGAGCAACCGTTGTCTGCAAAAATACGGTTAGGCTTCGACGACACCAGCTTACTTGATGAAATTGTTGATGCTATCGCGCAAGCTCAGCCAGACATGTTAACGGTTCATGCCAGAACTAAAAGACAAGGTTACAAGCCTCCTGCTTATTGGGAGTATATTGCGGATATTAAAAGCAAGCTAACCATACCTGTTATTGCTAATGGCGAAATATGGCAACGTTCAGATGCACAGCGATGTATTGAGAAATCTCACTGTAATGATTTAATGATTGGCCGTGGAGCACTTGCAACACCTAACCTTGCAAACGTACTGAAATACAACGATACGCCTATGACATGGGAAGAGACATGTCAATTGATTCTAGATTGGACTAAGCTGGATGACGGTGAATTTAAGCCTTTCTACTTTTCAAGTCGCTTAAAGCAGTGGTATCGATATTTAAAGTATTTCTACCCTCAAGCAGCAACGCTTTTTGACGCCATTAAAACGCTACAACACAAAGCGGAGATCGTCAGTGAAATCGAGCGAATCATAAGAGTAGAAAGTACTGAAGTGTTGTAG
- a CDS encoding tetratricopeptide repeat protein, with translation MFKKLATALVIASAVTTVQLPFSFDVQAAEAKQEKKKRPTQLVGPSVGKKVQKAFELYTADDIDGALVLLLDIEASKPYDKAYVARMIAVMYATKGNQEEKAISYLKQAVEPDILNEGDHGESIKLLADLQMQTKKYEEALKNYEAWMEFTGKEDSQTYVKIAQAYYELRRLDKMIEPADKAIALFGDKPNQNPYILKLTSYYERKMYRDGVKVLETVLQIFPENKQWWTQLGMFYLLVEDYTKALSTLDMAYKQGFLEKESELKTLASLYQSNGVPFKAAKLLEKHIGSGDIKRDDQTLSTLANAYHAAQNIATAAKYYGEVAKLTNEAQHWRKQGMLLKQSEQFKKSIVALNKALEAGVKNKGRVYMSLAEAHFYLGQYKQAHAEISRAMKDPKSRKAARGWKSFIEETAQRKGVAI, from the coding sequence ATGTTTAAAAAACTTGCAACGGCATTAGTAATTGCATCTGCAGTAACGACTGTCCAATTACCGTTCTCTTTTGACGTTCAAGCCGCAGAAGCAAAACAAGAGAAGAAAAAGCGTCCAACACAACTAGTTGGTCCATCAGTAGGTAAGAAAGTACAAAAAGCATTTGAACTTTACACTGCCGACGACATTGATGGCGCACTTGTTCTTTTGTTAGACATTGAAGCGAGCAAACCATACGACAAAGCTTATGTAGCACGTATGATCGCGGTAATGTATGCAACCAAAGGCAACCAAGAAGAGAAAGCGATTAGCTATCTTAAGCAAGCGGTTGAGCCTGATATCCTAAACGAAGGCGATCACGGTGAATCAATCAAGTTACTTGCTGATTTGCAAATGCAAACCAAGAAGTACGAAGAAGCGCTTAAGAACTATGAAGCTTGGATGGAGTTCACAGGTAAAGAAGATTCGCAAACTTACGTTAAGATTGCGCAAGCTTACTACGAACTTCGTCGCTTAGACAAAATGATTGAGCCTGCTGATAAGGCGATTGCGTTATTTGGTGACAAGCCAAATCAAAACCCTTACATCTTAAAGCTAACGTCTTACTACGAACGTAAGATGTACCGCGACGGTGTTAAGGTGCTTGAAACTGTATTGCAAATATTCCCTGAGAATAAGCAATGGTGGACGCAATTGGGTATGTTCTACTTATTAGTGGAAGATTACACAAAAGCATTGTCGACATTAGATATGGCATACAAGCAAGGTTTCTTAGAAAAAGAATCTGAGCTAAAAACTTTAGCAAGTTTGTACCAATCTAATGGTGTTCCGTTCAAAGCAGCTAAATTACTAGAGAAACATATTGGCTCTGGTGATATTAAGCGCGATGATCAAACATTATCGACATTAGCTAACGCATACCATGCGGCCCAAAACATTGCTACTGCTGCTAAATACTACGGTGAAGTTGCTAAGTTAACTAACGAAGCACAACACTGGCGCAAGCAAGGCATGTTGTTAAAGCAAAGCGAGCAGTTCAAAAAGTCTATCGTTGCGCTTAATAAGGCACTTGAAGCGGGTGTGAAGAACAAAGGTCGTGTATACATGAGCCTAGCTGAAGCACACTTCTATTTGGGTCAGTACAAGCAAGCGCATGCAGAGATCTCTCGTGCAATGAAAGATCCTAAATCGCGTAAAGCAGCTCGCGGTTGGAAGTCATTTATTGAAGAAACAGCACAACGTAAAGGTGTTGCTATTTAA
- a CDS encoding energy transducer TonB gives MVRFLVSILLGAAVTFGLFSFMAFLIASGDRAQEEQLENIVVEVNTTPPKSAAETRRRVPPPPPPPPKTPPKPQAPEPEANNNQGGIEFNMPGVQLAGANTGLSAPGAGFGRDGEATPIVRIEPKYPIQAARDGKEGWVRLSFTINEIGGVEDVKVIEAEPKRIFDKEAKRALRKWKYKPKVVDGKPQKQPGLTVQLDFKMDGGR, from the coding sequence ATGGTTCGCTTTTTAGTATCAATACTACTAGGCGCTGCAGTTACCTTTGGACTATTTTCGTTCATGGCATTCCTGATCGCGAGCGGTGATCGCGCTCAGGAAGAACAGTTAGAAAATATCGTGGTGGAAGTGAATACTACACCACCAAAGTCTGCAGCAGAGACGCGTCGTCGTGTACCGCCACCGCCGCCACCGCCGCCTAAGACTCCGCCTAAGCCTCAAGCTCCAGAGCCTGAAGCAAACAATAACCAAGGTGGTATCGAGTTCAATATGCCAGGTGTACAGTTAGCTGGTGCTAACACTGGTTTATCTGCTCCGGGTGCTGGTTTTGGTCGTGATGGTGAAGCAACACCAATTGTTCGAATTGAGCCTAAATACCCAATTCAAGCAGCTCGTGATGGTAAAGAAGGTTGGGTACGACTATCTTTTACTATTAATGAGATTGGTGGTGTTGAAGACGTTAAGGTTATCGAAGCAGAGCCAAAACGTATCTTCGACAAAGAAGCGAAGCGTGCACTACGTAAGTGGAAATACAAGCCAAAAGTTGTTGACGGTAAACCGCAAAAGCAACCTGGTTTAACTGTTCAGCTTGACTTTAAAATGGACGGAGGTAGGTAA
- a CDS encoding ExbD/TolR family protein, which produces MARKRIREEEEAAIDMTPMLDIVFIMLIFFIVTTSFVKEAGIEVNKPKAANQTKQKSANIFVAVKDTGEIWLDKRRVDVERVAANIEKLLAEQPTDVVIIQADKDAKHGIVVKVMDAIKEAGIDRISIAAAKG; this is translated from the coding sequence ATGGCACGTAAACGTATTCGTGAAGAAGAAGAAGCAGCAATTGATATGACGCCGATGCTTGACATCGTATTCATCATGCTGATCTTCTTTATCGTAACGACTTCTTTCGTAAAAGAAGCAGGTATTGAAGTAAATAAACCTAAAGCAGCTAACCAAACTAAACAGAAGTCAGCTAACATTTTTGTTGCAGTAAAAGACACTGGTGAAATTTGGTTAGACAAGCGCCGCGTTGATGTAGAACGTGTTGCTGCTAACATCGAAAAGCTTTTAGCAGAGCAACCAACTGATGTGGTAATTATCCAAGCTGACAAAGATGCTAAGCACGGTATCGTTGTTAAAGTGATGGATGCTATCAAAGAAGCAGGAATCGATCGTATCTCTATTGCAGCTGCTAAGGGGTAA